The window GAAGCTGAACTAGCATAATTGtttttagagaagagaaaaatgtatcattttaatAGTTCTTAAAGAAACTTGTCGTTCGTCTTTCTTGTCGATGTGACAAGGAGTAAGATAAATCGAAAAGTACAGTGTTTGTTTACGTGCTGTGGATTCCTTTGTTAGCAAATCCGAGAAAGCACGAATATCACTCTCTGAAGACACAGCAGCAGTTTTGAGAGATTACGTGTAATCGTGTGCAATTTCCTTCTGTTGGATGAGGTTGCATTGATGTAGATTTCCTTAACAAAAAAATTAGTCTTTTGGTTTATGCCCTTGCATGAATTTAGCATAAATTTAATGGATTTACGTAAACAGTTTTATCCTCATTTAATATGGGGGTGTCTCTGTTGGGGAAGTCCAACTTAGTAAGTTTGAGGTAGTGTGTGGGAATCTCTGTTTTGAAATGCTTCATAGCTGATTTCATTGCCCAGCCAGCGTAAATTAGCAGTGTGGTCACTTTTGCTTTTCAATATATAAACTTTTCTGCTTATCCTTGTTTTCTTCTGTTCAGTAAGATAAATGTTGTAATAAAAAGATACTTAAAGTATTGTATAATTGCCTGCCATCTTTATATCCTTAGCATCTCTCAGGATAGCACATGGTagttattaattaaataaatgaaatggggtGATGAATGGAGTTGGATCACTGACATGTATATCAGCTAAGAAGCTGAATGAGTGTTTTAGCTAACTTGAAGTTTCCACATAGAGCAAGGTATCATTTATAATATTCTTGTTAAGTTGTAGTAggatataaaagatataaaattgtaAAGTCTTTCTTAGGAAGCACTTTCCTCAATAATGGAATGTGAATATGGAGATAAAGCACTAGATTTCAGTGTAACCAACCTAGTTACACAAATCCaagaaaattttgcttttcaaaCCATAACAGGgttatagtttctctttcttgctgAATTCCCCTTAAATAAAGTGCTCTGTGTCTGCATTTGCCCACTTAGGGAAAAGttacttggaaaaataaaatttgtttcctGGAGGCAACTAGTAGGAAAGCCAAATGTtaaaaggacattctgtgttttAGATGGCCCTCTTGTGGTAAAGAGGCCAAACTACCCGAAATGAAGACTGCTGGAGACCAATATGTTAGCTAAAATGACAAACTGTAATGTTAAATGCCACAACGGAGCAGGTGAATGAGAAATAATCCGTTTTCACCTTATCCCTACTGTCCCCAGAGCAAAAATGACAGATACAAAACAGACCAACATAACAAAACTGCTCTTTTTAGAATGTGCTTTATATAGCTGAGTGAATCTCtagtggctaaaaaaaaaaaaaaaagctcttgacGACATGTTagtaaaaaatatcaaattttatttttttaaagcttcatttggaaataatttcagatttacaaaaaaaaaaagtttcaaaaatataaCCAAGAATTCCAGCCTACCCTTCACCCGGAGTTCCTCAATGTTCGCTTCTTACGTAACGGTAGGATCATTTATAAAACcccaaattaaaatttatatactaCCATTAAGTAATCTTCAAACCTTACTCCGGTTTCACTGGTTGCCCCACCACTGTACTTTCCCTGGCTCCTCGATTCACACAGGTTTAGTTCTCAAGGCTCCTGGTCTCCTCCagtctggcagtttttctttgtccttcatgACACTTTGGAACTgatcagttattttttaaaatgtcctttgatgtgggcttatctgatgttttctcatgattaaataTAGGTTGCGCATTTTTGGCATTGATACCACTGAAGAGATGTTGTACCCTTTTTCAGTGCATCAAATCAGGCAGTACACGGGGTCACTGTTTCTCATTACTTGTGCTATTAGCTTTCATCACTTCATTAAAGTGAAGAGTGCCGGCTTTCTTCAGTAGTTTTTTCCCTTGGTAATTAATGAGGGTCCGTCATTGTTCTAGATTAGGTGCCTCACCATAATATCatacatatgttttctttttcctgggcaTTTTATTGAAATGGGGTTATAATTTGTACCCTGAGCTAGGAGTCGCTCAAGTTATTTTGTGCCCTGTTTAGAAAGTGTCTTCTGCCCTGTCATCCATAGCCCTCTATCATGGGTCTCGCCCTGTAAGTTATAATTTTCAGAAAGGTTCTGTTTGTCCTCATTGACTGAATCCATGCACTTAATGACCTTATAGGTGTGTCGAGAGTACCAGCGTGGCAATTGCAACAGAGGAGAAAATGATTGTCGGTTTGCTCATCCTGCTGACAGCACAATGATTGACACCAATGACAACACAGTCACCGTGTGCATGGATTACATCAAAGGGAGATGCTCTCGGGAAAAGTGCAAATACTTTCATCCTCCTGCACATCTGCAAGCCAAGATCAAGGCTGCCCAATACCAGGTCAACCAGGCTGCAGCAGCACAGGCTGCAGCCACCGCAGCTGCCATGGTGAGTAGGGACAGCAGCTCTCTCCTTGTTAGCAGTCAGAAAAAGCAAGGACAACAACTCTATCTGACTACAAGCTATTCATTTagtaatcccttttttttttttaattttgctgaagaTATGTTTGTTCAGGTATCCCATTTAATAAAGAAGTTATCACTCACAGAAGTGAGGGTAGCTCCTCAAATGGGTCAGATTGCTCCTGTCGTTGGCTTAATACTCTTAATACCCTGTCTTATTCTGGATGTAGGGTTTCTGAAGTCTCTGCTTTGTAAAGAACTACCTGTCTCCTTTTCAAATTAACGATATTATTTCTGTGTGCCATCTAATCAGCCATTGTCACCCTTCGGTGTGTTCTTTTGCACATCAACGAGACTCTTTACATATATCTTGCTTTTAACAATAACCATCTGGAACTATTTAGGAGAATTGCTTTAACAAAATCGTTTTTAGCATTAGCTACAAGATTTTGAACAGTGTGCTATTTAGATTGTCTTAAATAATACGGTGGCATAAACATAGCTGTAAAACGAGAGAAGCTTGACTATGCCATTAGATATAGGTAGAAAGTCCCTGATACTCAGGAAATTAGAAACTGGAACAGTTAGAATAGATACTAAGCTATACTCTTAAGATAAATCTTACTGTGATCCCAGAGCTGATTTTAATGGGTCCATTCTTTGTTCTTTGCTTAGCCGTTTTAATGTTGTCCTTTTTTTACATAAATACATAACTTAGTCACTAAAATGCTGTGTGGAATTTCATAGCACAGTAAAATAATCACGAGAGAGGTCTTTTCTGTGTTTATGGATACTTGAGCAAAAATACAGAAGGCAAgactctctcctctcttcctttcactcttttttttttctgttagagtATCTTGTTTGTAATTAACTACAAAGAGGGGTTATCCTCCCAATAACAACTCAGTAGTGCCTTTATTGTGCATGCTTAGTCTTGTTATTCGTTGTATATGGCATTCcgatgatttgtttttttatttgttttttctcacCTACCCAAAAATGCACTGCTGCCCCCATGATGCACCTCTGCTTGCTGTTTATGTTAATGCGCTTGAACCCCACTGGCCCATTGCCATCATGTGCTCGCTGCCTGCTAATTAAGACTCAGTCGGCTGTCAAATCACTGAAGCGACCCCTCGAGGCAACCTTTGACCTGGTACTATGACCTTTCACCTTTTAGCTTGGCATGTAGCTTTATTGTagatacaagttttttttttatcaattaaaaaatagatatatatatatattccttttttctgttataaAGTTGTAAAGTACAATGAAAAACTGAGTGTGGTTTCCTGACCAAATATGGAAAGACTCTTATCATATTAGAGCGTGGACGGATATCATACAATGAAAGAATCCGAAAGCCCAGCAGCCCACATTCAGTTTAAGTACATTGTAGAATGTTCTAACGAAATACCTGGAGGACATTAAAAGTGTATTTTTGACTGTATATTTATGTGCCTGTTTGGTTAGCATGGCTTTAGTGGTAGAATTATATACTTTTTTAGTATTTATAGTCcagtgtttaagaaaaaaaaaaaacttgcatgcTCTGGGACATTTGCATGTTTAGATAGATATGGGGGGAGGAACAGAGTGGggttagattttattttatgtttcagtCACTCTGTACAATTAACTATTAACATTGCTTATACTTGTCGATTCTCATGGAGTGCGCAgtgcagcttttcttttttttcccaaatcagTGGCTTCTCACAGAAAGCCTGAAGCATTATGGGACTTAAAACACTTTAACACATTATAACATGTGCTCTTCTACTAGTGGGGTTTGGGTTTGAACAAAAATAATGCTTCCTTTAAAAGCTTTTatcttgctcttttttctttaattgtttttttgaattttttttttgttttgttttcctccccTTTGGGTAGTTAAGTGCTCTGCTGCTTGCTTGCTCATGCTTCCTAACAATTTTAGCCttcaactgatttttctttttttttctttttttctttttactggtaTTTGTTTTTTATACTCGTTCACTAAACAGGGAATTCCTCAAGCTGTACTTCCCCCATTACCAAAGAGGCCTGCTCTTGAAAAAACCAACGGTGCCACCGCAGTCTTTAACACTGGTATTTTCCAATACCAACAGGCTCTAGCCAACATGCAGTTACAACAGCATACAGCGTTTCTCCCACCAGGTAAGGAGTTGGGATTGGTTAATAAATGAATCTGACAGCCACATAGATTTCTACTGCTAAGGCAGATGAGCCCCACCCTAAATTGTTTTTAACCATAGATGAGGTTTTGTTAAGGTAAGATGGTCAACAATAGAAACTTTCCCAGGGCATCTCAGGGGGTTTACCTTCAAGGCAAGGAATTTTAGCATAAATGAAATATGGACTAAGAGATTAAGGTGTTTTATAGATTTATCTTTGTTTACATAACTTGGAATTGAaatgtggttcttttttttttctctttcctcaacACTGTTATATGTTTGTCAAGCTATTTTATGATACTTTCCTGCTGTAAGACCCCTTTACCTTCATGATTCCATAGAGTTGATTGGAATGATATGAAATGACACAttcagttttgatttttatttttcagcctttTGGTTTTCAAGGTGGAGAATAAAAACTGACTAGCACATAAAATCTTAAAAGTGCTCTTATTGACACCAATCAATAGATGCTTAAAATTATTATTGCTCCTAAGCTAATATTGAATTAGCTGTAAATGCCCAGTACTGTTGACATTTATTATTCAGTGAAATCAAATTCCTTTGTGAATTCAGCACAGTCACATAAACATACTCTAGGACTTATTCAGAGGgatttaaaatctaaaaaaactGGAATGACCAGTTATTTAATTGCCTGGTCATTTACTGTTTTTACCCACTCTCATTTTACTTCAGAAGATAcgtaataaattccttttaattcTGCAATTCAGCTCACCAGAAACAttaatcatattttctcttttgtatcttAAACTTTATAAAAAATGGCATAGGCtcagagatttatttttaaaattaattttatatttattaattaaattaatgacTAGTAATGTCAAAGATCCAGCTACTTTATTATATAGTAATATACTATTATAATATGCAATATTGACTGGGACTGCTGTGACATCATTTTTTGAATCAAGAACAAAAGATTAAAGTGTGCTCACATTAGTTTTTACTGCCAAGATACAACTTTTTATACAGTGCATCTTTAAGAACTGGTCATTCACATGTAAAATATTCCACTTGTTGTAACATATCCAAGGAACCCTAGATAAGATATGAAATAGTATCAAGTTGAAATTTGTccatattagaataaaaattaaatcatcttGATCTATAGTGGATTCATTGCattctgaagaaaagaaatcacatttatattttataatcttaCATTTCTTTTGACCTACACATTTTCAGAGATTTACAGAAATGaatatctttgcttttttatAAATACCATGTCCCTAGATTTATGCTGTTTCCAAAAACCAAGCCATCAGTTTTCCTGTAGTCATATTATTAGACAAAGTTTCCAGGGATTGCATGTAAATAAGCCCTTACCTTTCTGTTAAAGGGCTTACCATAAGCCCTTTAACAGAAACATGTGCAAGTGAAGCAAGAAGTAAATTGGGGTTCCTTTGGGTTGAGGGAGGAACTGGGGAGCATAGGCCCAATCCAAAGGGAAAGGCAGATGTTCAGCCCCAGACTTCTGTTGCCTCAGAGGAATATGTGCCTGGCAGTTGGACCTCTTGTGCACTGCATACCCTTTACATCAGAGTCTGTGTACATCATGCCTCCTAAATTTGCTTTTGCACACCTGCACAACTCAACCCAGTGGCCTCGATGTCCAGTGTGGCTAGACTATCTGATGTTTTTGGATATTGATACATGAAATCTCCAATATATTAGCAACtaattcaatttttgttttaaaaaaaacttggtTTTCCTTAGTTTTGTAGAACTAAGGAAATCCATCCTGTCACAAATTTATATATAATCTCATGTACAATAGGTGGGagaaaaagaagttttttttttctgaagactaTAGTATTCTTCAGAAAAATAGTACAGAAGATTTATAAGATCAGAACATCCCATCTGACAATATTATGATAATTTGAAAGATGTATTCTGAAGACTTTATAGGGATGGGAAGAAAATGGAAGTCATGCTTTTTGCAGCTTAGAGTTTTAAGACTCTATAAAGTCTGTTGCTTCAGTAATAACTTCAGGGATGTGTAGGCCTGTTTCATTTAAATTACAATAAAGCATGGTTGGCTAAATCTTTAGAACAGGTGACTATTTATACAGACTAAGTTGCTGGCAGAAAATTCAGTATTCCTGGATGGTTCAGCCAGCTAAGGAAAATTACTGTGTGCCGTAACTTTTACAGAATTGGACTTCTGTGGTACGTAGCCATCTATTTTTCCATCCATTTTCCCAGCTATCTTTCTAAGCAAATAGctgtccttccctctctccctctttttctctcctccatccatccatccaaccatttTTCCgttcattcattgaacaaacatttattgtttgCCACATGGTAAACCAGTATTTATATACCGAGGAATTCACTCATGACCCCAGAGCTTAACTTAATACccagaaatattttgtttgtctAAAAGTGTTTAAATAACAGTTAAATGTAAATCCTTTAGACAGTGAACATGCTCTACAGTCTCAAGCCCCACATCTCCTTATTGCCTTAGATCAAGTTCTCTCATACATTTTGTTCAAAGAGCCATCTTTTGTGGAGTGTTTTCTGTATGCCAATCTACACTGGGAGTTTcacatgcattatcttatttctTCCTCATAACAACCTCAAAAGATGGGCATTAAGATTCTTACTTTACCAATGAGTAGTTTGAGCCTGGAGAGATCCAGTGATTTGCCCTGAGTGCATGGCTAGTAGGAATTAgataagggcgggccacggtggctcagcaggcaagaatgcttgcctgccatgccagaggacctggcttcgatttccagtacctgccatattgaaaaaaaaagaattacataaaACTCAAACTCTAGTTAGGCAGATTGGAATCAATCTGTCGCTATCAATGAATTCCTTACATAAAGACCTATGAAAGGGTTTGGGAGAATGGAAATAGCACTTACTGATCACCTAACTCCGTGCTTGGCTTTTTAGACCTGCTATCTCATTTAAAGATAAATAGTTTTAGGTTAAGttcacattgtttttttttcaaattttaaaaacacaatatttatttattttacgtTCACCCTTCAAAACTAAATTGATTATTCATGCAGGTTAGACACACTTTAGGCTCTGCTTATGTTGTAAGTATAAATTTCTCCCCCCAAATAAGCATGTATTTACAAACTcttaaacatttcttaaaataagactttTACTTCTATCGacttaatttctttaattgaATTTAAATTAAGTCCCATTCTAAATCGTAATCTCACTAGATTGGATAGGCATGTCAGGCATTACTGGGATTCTAGAATCCCATCTTCACCATCTCCTGTTTTCTCCTCCCTCCAATAAAGAGGTCCTCTAAAGTCCAATATTCTCAGACAAGCTACCCCTCTCCACTCTTCAATCCCCACTGGTCACTGCTAGTCCATGCCTCCACGACCTCTTCATGGTAGGTGCTGCAGGGCTTCTGTACCTGCCTTGAAAACAAGCACCCTTACCCGAGGCTAAGCACCCCCAGGCTCACTTGCAGCCTGTGCCCTTGAGAGCCTGCTGTCTGCAGGGCTGTTGTGAAAGAATAGGCTTCATGCCCCCACTACTCATGGCATCTGCAAACTGCCCACAATTTCGGAGTCTTGGGGAAACTTTCTCACTCTCCATCACCATTTTTGCCTGTCTGTCTTCCTAAGAAGCAACCTCATGTCTCTCCTAGCAGCTGTTGCCCTCAATCAGTGTGGTGTAGGCTTATgatttaaaaagacctaaaaataagttTTCTGCAAGCAATTTCCACTTTAACTTGCATCGCAATTGTACCAGAAACAAGGAAGCAAAAGACCAGGACATCTTctgaggtggtggtggtagggatACAGGGGGATGGAATGGCTGTTAGAGGAAacaaagatttcaaacagtgatCTCGCCACTTTTTTTATAATCGCAGTGTGGGAGGTTTACTTAAGTTCTAGCATAGTGACTATAAATCATGCTTGGAAGTTGAAAGGGTTGATTTTCAAACCTAGCTCCACCACAGATTATATCCTCCCTACACCTTTGCtttttcacttgtaaaatggggaaaataatggcAACTATTTCATGGGGTTATGTTTGAGTTTTAAGCACACCAATGATAGCACATTCTCTGAAATCAGTTTTACAAGTGTATAGAATAATGCCTGGAACATAGGAGGCATGCAATAGGTTTTATTTATGGTTATTTCTTGAATTCGGTAGTGCAATAGAGTAGAATGCAAAAGATTAAGTAGAAACGAAATAAGTGATGTAAGCTCCTCTTTTTTGAGAGTCAATTTTAGGAATTATTCAactgattgtaaacttttagcCCTAAAACtatgcaaattatttttaagcCACCATAAATCAGCTTTATAAGTCTTATCATAGTAAGTCTAAACAGGCTTGAATTATAACATCTAAATTCCAAGCTCCCACCAAATCTCCATTGTAACTCTATCTCTCTTCtgcttctttcccttctcctaGAAGTAATTTTTAATTATGCATTTATCTTATGCTTTTCCTGCGTCTTTATGCAGATGATCCCTTaaataatctaattttaaaagccatgtgaTTAAAGTAGCGCATTCTTACACCATTCTGCTACACAAGTATCTTCACAGGGGAAATTTGAAGTTAACAAATACATTCACTCAAATTTTGCCTTGCGTTGAAATTGAGGAAAACTTTAAATTGGCTATCTGTGCATCATTATTAGTAAATCAGCCTGTCTGAAGTAAAGATGGATATAATGgtcatttcaaaaatgatttttgtttttggtaagtgGGTCCtacagcattatgccttcatatTTGTGAGTTATTGCACCTGGCTAGTATTTTCATTGCTGCCttatgtttatttgctgcaaatccctttcaaaactgtgtgcattggTTATAATGTTAATGAGAAAGATAAcccaaactaaaattaaaatcttaaaagctTTAGGGTTCTAGAGAGAGAATATAAGGTTAGCTCATTTTCAACATCTGCAGGCTTAATTCTGCATGGGATAAAATACAATAGGCAAAATGCAGCAtaataagaagaaaggaaaagcatatAACCTGTACGATATTTAAACTGGCTTTAATAAACCTTAAATCCCTCATTatccttttcattcatcttttcatCCTCACTTTTCTAGTCCTTCTATTGTTAGGGAGATAATGATTTCATAAATCTTGCTTGCTCTACTGTCTTAAATTAACTTCTTTGTTGTTACTGGTTTGTTTCTGTTGTTGTCTTTCACAAGATCTTTGACacagtagtagtagtagtagtagtagcagtAGCAGTAGCAGTAGCAGTAGCAGTAGCGGTAGCAgtagcagtagcagcagcagcagcagcagcagcagcagcagtagcagtagcagtagtagtagtagtagtagtaaatGGCATAGATCTTCAAGTGTCTTAAATAATGCCTGTCAGTGTAATACTACTCCACCTGAGAGGACGCTTTCCTAGCTCCATTACCGAGTTTAATCACGGATCACTGTGCCCACAGTCTGATTGTGATAACAGACTAATTGCAGCTGTTACAGGGATGCCAGTTAAGTAATCTGTGTTTCTCAATGGCAGCTTTGTTTTGCAGAGCCATCTCTGATAAGATTTAATTGACAGATATTTTTCTAACAAATGTTCATCCCAGATGCTGCTAGTATTTAAATGGGATGTGCCAAGACTtagaaatttaaaagcatttgGTAAACTTGGACATCTATATTAATCTCACAGGAAAAACAGTAGTTCTGCATATGGGAAAATGTCCTAAGCTTGCTAAAATTagattttttcaatatttatatgGTAAAGAGAACAGATTAGATCTGTAATATTTATGTTTACTCTCCTTGGCCAAAGAATTGTGAACATTGTAGCTCCTGGTGCTGGTACCCTATATGTGACCTGTATAACTTCATAATCTCCCATTCAGGGTTTTTATTAAAGCCTGATTAGaaatttttttatgaatttctGTGGGATATTTGCCACTCCAAGAAGTCCTGAGGGTCTAAATAGCAGTGAAAACCAGTCTGCTGTAGCAGATGCCTGCTCACTAAACCAGTTTAGGCCTTATAAGAGATTATACCCTGCTCTAAATGTTGTTCCTAAATCCAAATTCCAAACTGAGAAAATGCAGATGTTTCACTTTCTTTTATGTATAGTTTATTGCTTGGTATCCCTCCAAATAAAATTCCTGTATGGATGATCACTATACCTCCCATAACCTGTGGTTGCTACTACAGTGAACAGGGAAATAAAACCAAGGAATTGAAAACGAATGTTTGGGTTTCATTATATCGTTCAGTCAGTTTTGTGCATTGTGTTACTTAGCCTTTTAACAATAAATGATGTCTGTTTCATATGCgcttaatggaaagaaaaaattagtacattCATAGGCCAAAGAAAGAAGTAGCAAAGCAGCCAGCTGATGAGTAACCAGATTAAAAACACAAACCAAATTacgatattatttttaaaagaaataagagtgtttaaattttttttttcacaaactaCTTTTATTTGTAGGCGGTAGTTAGGAGAGAAACAGAGTGTACCCGCACACAGTTAACTGGCTTCGATCTTCACTTGAGACTAGTTCTAATTGATCACTGTGCTATTGTATGATTTGATTGTGCTGACAGTTACATGCCACTGTTCCC is drawn from Tamandua tetradactyla isolate mTamTet1 chromosome 5, mTamTet1.pri, whole genome shotgun sequence and contains these coding sequences:
- the MBNL1 gene encoding muscleblind-like protein 1 isoform X8, which translates into the protein MAMLAQQMQLANAMMPGAPLQPVPMFSVAPSLATNASAAFNPYLGPVSPSLVPAEILPTAPMLVTGNPGVPVPAAAAAAAQKLMRTDRLEVCREYQRGNCNRGENDCRFAHPADSTMIDTNDNTVTVCMDYIKGRCSREKCKYFHPPAHLQAKIKAAQYQVNQAAAAQAAATAAAMTQSAVKSLKRPLEATFDLGIPQAVLPPLPKRPALEKTNGATAVFNTGIFQYQQALANMQLQQHTAFLPPGSILCMTPATSVVPMVHGATPATVSAATTPATSVPFAATATANQIPIISAEHLTSHKYVTQM